In Paenibacillus phoenicis, one genomic interval encodes:
- a CDS encoding polysaccharide deacetylase family protein: MKSLQPKLLRTDHYWARSEVNGMLTIYSPPARAAEREYIYRVILGEFLGLDYTIIYRDGEHVELTWASGTAAEREGEAASSRLLRMPDVLLKTPDRIWLTSASLPKLPLDRFKKPTRGTGEELLPVIYGKKGRTGAYIEPLNEEGEEGCYLGVDVFGSCLFMLTRYEEIAVQERDGHGRFPGYRSLAWRESFLHRPIVNEYVELLWELLHGLWPELARRKREAAIYLSHDVDYPFYVYGRSRLRMIREVMMDAVRRRDLDSARKKAGVLLRSRRALDQDPFNTFGWLMELSEQAGLRSAFYFITEEHQDKSGIDGNYSIDDPAIQQLLQEIHARGHEIGLHPGYYTFLNPARTRRQFEKLREIAEAGGIHQVAWGGRQHYLRWQAPDTWQFWEDAGLDYDGTLGYADQAGFRCGVCYEFPVFNLKTRRELALRERPLIVMDQTILHPEYMGLTLEQAYETIRWLYLECRKYNGDFTLLWHNSQLVKSSDRWLYRKVVLELLGSTQP, translated from the coding sequence TTGAAATCATTGCAGCCGAAGCTGCTGCGGACAGATCACTACTGGGCAAGGAGCGAGGTTAACGGGATGCTGACGATTTATTCGCCTCCAGCAAGGGCGGCCGAGAGAGAATACATCTACCGCGTGATTTTGGGCGAGTTCCTTGGTCTGGACTATACCATCATTTACCGGGACGGAGAGCATGTTGAATTGACCTGGGCATCGGGAACGGCTGCAGAACGAGAGGGGGAGGCAGCCTCTAGCAGACTCCTCCGCATGCCGGACGTGCTTCTGAAGACGCCCGACCGGATATGGCTGACCTCCGCTTCCTTGCCGAAGCTGCCGCTGGATCGGTTCAAGAAACCAACAAGAGGAACGGGGGAAGAACTGCTGCCGGTTATCTATGGCAAAAAAGGACGGACAGGCGCTTACATCGAGCCGTTAAACGAAGAGGGCGAGGAAGGCTGCTATCTTGGCGTGGATGTGTTCGGCAGCTGTTTGTTTATGCTGACGAGGTATGAAGAGATTGCGGTCCAGGAGCGAGACGGGCACGGCCGGTTTCCGGGATACCGTTCTCTCGCCTGGCGCGAGTCCTTCCTGCATCGCCCGATCGTCAATGAATACGTGGAGCTGTTGTGGGAACTGCTGCACGGGCTGTGGCCGGAGCTGGCCCGCAGGAAGCGAGAGGCGGCGATTTACCTGAGTCATGACGTGGATTATCCGTTCTACGTTTACGGCCGCAGCCGACTGCGGATGATCCGCGAAGTGATGATGGACGCTGTTCGCCGCCGGGATCTTGATTCGGCCCGTAAGAAAGCCGGGGTGCTTCTTCGATCCCGACGAGCACTGGACCAGGATCCGTTCAACACGTTTGGCTGGTTGATGGAGCTAAGCGAACAAGCCGGGCTGCGCAGCGCCTTTTATTTCATCACCGAGGAGCATCAAGACAAATCCGGGATTGACGGCAACTATTCCATCGACGACCCGGCGATCCAGCAGCTTCTGCAGGAAATCCATGCCCGGGGGCATGAGATCGGGCTGCATCCGGGGTACTATACGTTTTTGAATCCCGCACGGACCCGCAGACAATTTGAGAAGCTGCGGGAAATTGCTGAAGCTGGTGGCATTCATCAGGTAGCTTGGGGCGGGCGCCAGCACTATTTGCGCTGGCAGGCGCCGGACACATGGCAATTCTGGGAGGATGCCGGACTGGACTATGACGGCACGCTTGGATATGCGGACCAGGCGGGCTTCCGCTGCGGGGTTTGTTATGAATTTCCGGTGTTTAATCTAAAGACCCGGCGGGAGCTGGCATTGCGTGAGCGTCCACTCATCGTGATGGACCAAACCATCCTGCACCCAGAGTATATGGGGCTCACCCTCGAACAAGCCTATGAAACGATCCGCTGGCTATACCTGGAATGCCGGAAGTACAATGGCGACTTCACGCTGCTGTGGCACAACAGCCAGCTCGTGAAATCGTCGGATCGCTGGCTTTACCGCAAGGTGGTACTGGAGCTGCTCGGGTCAACGCAGCCGTAA
- a CDS encoding glycosyltransferase, with protein sequence MRIAYLIHWNEGPESGVFKKIISQARTWQALGHETALFLFSRDTAAAWTEAESCGLPVFRVTYRGRLGRAPRFKALTARVRAWKPDVIYHRYDLYYPSLPRLLRDHPSVLEINTDDLAELELESGGLGLRRMYHLLTRRFVLRAAGGFVFVSGELAETASFRRYVKNDYVVIGNGIPLDQFGATAVEDAANHSDSDPVRFVFISSPGQAWQGLDEIARLAAVKSDWQFDIIGPERGELEEAGLQVPVNMAFHGQLTRDRYQPLLDQADIAIGTLALYRKGMKEASPLKVREYLANGLPVIAAYRETDFPEPVPIFLQLPGEPANMIRHLSEIERFVREWRGRRVEREQVRHLDVAFKEAARVAYMRRIAGRQEGGG encoded by the coding sequence GTGAGAATCGCCTATTTGATTCATTGGAACGAAGGGCCGGAGAGCGGCGTATTCAAAAAAATCATCAGCCAAGCACGAACCTGGCAAGCGCTAGGCCATGAAACGGCGCTGTTTCTGTTCAGCCGGGATACGGCCGCGGCTTGGACGGAAGCGGAAAGCTGCGGGCTGCCTGTCTTTCGCGTAACGTATCGCGGCAGGTTGGGCCGGGCCCCCCGATTTAAAGCGTTAACTGCCCGAGTGCGCGCCTGGAAGCCGGACGTCATCTACCACCGCTATGATTTGTATTATCCCTCCTTGCCTCGGCTGCTCCGGGATCACCCGTCCGTGCTGGAGATTAACACGGATGATCTTGCGGAGCTGGAGTTGGAAAGCGGCGGGCTTGGGCTCCGCCGCATGTATCACTTGCTGACGCGCCGCTTCGTCTTGAGAGCCGCCGGAGGATTTGTGTTCGTCAGCGGGGAGTTGGCTGAAACAGCGAGCTTCCGGCGGTACGTGAAGAACGATTATGTGGTGATCGGCAACGGTATCCCGTTGGATCAGTTTGGAGCAACCGCTGTGGAGGATGCGGCGAATCACTCGGACTCTGATCCAGTGCGGTTTGTGTTTATCAGTTCGCCGGGCCAAGCCTGGCAGGGCTTGGACGAGATCGCCCGGCTGGCCGCCGTTAAGTCGGACTGGCAGTTTGACATCATCGGTCCGGAGCGCGGCGAGCTGGAGGAGGCTGGCCTGCAGGTGCCGGTGAACATGGCGTTTCACGGCCAGTTGACACGTGATCGTTATCAGCCGCTGCTCGATCAGGCCGATATCGCCATCGGAACGCTGGCGCTGTATCGCAAAGGCATGAAGGAAGCCTCGCCGCTGAAGGTCCGCGAATATTTGGCCAACGGCCTGCCGGTGATCGCGGCCTACCGGGAGACGGATTTTCCGGAGCCGGTCCCCATCTTTCTCCAACTGCCGGGCGAGCCGGCGAACATGATCCGCCATCTCTCTGAGATTGAACGCTTTGTCCGCGAATGGCGGGGGCGGCGGGTGGAACGGGAGCAGGTGCGTCACTTGGACGTCGCCTTTAAAGAGGCGGCGCGGGTGGCTTATATGCGGCGGATTGCTGGGCGGCAGGAAGGAGGGGGCTGA
- a CDS encoding O-antigen ligase family protein — protein MVETSLIWIGLLVAAVIFFNLQCLLSLIMKVDAAYLFAFCIYFDFFAYFYKLAVPGESLILLVGAPLLPVGAALLLKPSIVLETLRDQGIWLWAIFLGYALISLTWAPAESNGFMKEIILLAHGVVPALYIYLVYRKYGRFSWSIVAWAGLAYAVLHLLLGEYNEEYPGRLTLPGGNPIFNARTSLITATVCLWAPRIPLPLRLLSLGVALASALATQSRGPLAAFLLANALYLGVWFIRQFRVRKLRKLSRFTVPLLFLAIVAGGVASAYAEQLEDWVENSRFMVLFDRNQLQGDDNYIGRLDLQTRALEKLESTPFLGAGLGSVTPPLARDFPHNLVLEIAAEGGFVGLTLWTFALLFSLGAACQRAPVLAILLVQSVGYSLLSGDFGYNYEYVVMAVTGLALLPVKQREGVGIQREALICDHRI, from the coding sequence ATGGTCGAGACCAGTCTGATATGGATCGGATTGCTGGTTGCGGCCGTCATATTTTTTAACCTTCAGTGCCTATTGTCATTAATAATGAAAGTGGACGCCGCCTACCTGTTTGCGTTTTGCATCTATTTCGATTTCTTTGCCTACTTCTACAAGCTGGCCGTTCCCGGGGAATCGTTAATCCTGTTAGTTGGAGCGCCGCTGCTGCCGGTGGGTGCCGCTCTGCTGCTTAAACCGTCAATTGTCCTGGAGACGCTGCGGGATCAAGGGATTTGGCTTTGGGCGATTTTTCTCGGCTATGCCCTCATCTCGCTGACCTGGGCTCCGGCTGAATCCAACGGATTCATGAAGGAAATTATTCTGTTGGCGCATGGCGTTGTTCCGGCGCTGTATATCTATCTCGTCTATCGAAAATACGGCCGGTTTTCCTGGAGCATCGTCGCCTGGGCCGGCTTGGCTTACGCGGTGTTGCATCTGCTGCTAGGCGAGTACAACGAAGAATATCCCGGACGGTTAACGCTTCCTGGCGGAAATCCGATCTTTAACGCCCGGACATCGCTGATTACGGCAACGGTATGCCTTTGGGCGCCGCGGATTCCGCTGCCGCTCAGGCTTCTGTCGCTGGGCGTCGCGCTGGCTTCGGCGCTGGCCACGCAGTCTCGGGGGCCGCTGGCGGCTTTTCTGCTCGCCAACGCGCTGTATTTGGGCGTATGGTTCATCCGTCAATTCCGGGTGCGGAAGCTAAGGAAACTGTCGCGTTTCACTGTGCCGCTGCTGTTTCTGGCGATCGTAGCGGGTGGAGTCGCATCGGCTTATGCGGAGCAATTGGAGGATTGGGTGGAAAACAGCCGGTTTATGGTCCTGTTCGACCGAAATCAGCTGCAGGGCGACGATAACTATATCGGCCGGTTGGACTTGCAGACAAGGGCCTTGGAGAAGCTGGAGTCCACTCCGTTTCTCGGGGCCGGGCTAGGCAGCGTCACGCCTCCCTTAGCCCGGGATTTTCCGCATAATCTGGTGCTGGAAATCGCAGCTGAAGGGGGATTTGTGGGGTTAACATTATGGACATTCGCCCTGCTGTTCTCTTTAGGGGCGGCTTGCCAACGTGCGCCGGTGCTGGCCATCCTGCTGGTTCAGTCGGTGGGTTACTCCCTGCTCAGCGGGGACTTTGGTTACAACTACGAATACGTGGTGATGGCCGTGACAGGATTGGCGCTGCTGCCGGTCAAGCAACGGGAAGGAGTGGGGATCCAACGTGAAGCTCTTATTTGTGATCACCGGATTTGA